Proteins co-encoded in one Polaromonas vacuolata genomic window:
- a CDS encoding DUF2065 domain-containing protein, whose product MDSSSLWLALALLLVLEGLLPFISPLIWRRTFAQLMALSDGQIRFFGLCSVLLGLLCLIFLI is encoded by the coding sequence TTGGACAGCAGTAGTCTTTGGCTAGCCTTAGCGCTGCTGCTGGTTCTTGAAGGCTTGCTGCCGTTTATTTCTCCCCTCATATGGCGCCGCACATTTGCGCAACTCATGGCCTTGAGCGATGGCCAGATAAGATTTTTCGGCTTGTGCAGTGTGCTGCTCGGTCTGCTTTGTTTAATTTTTCTGATTTAA
- a CDS encoding phosphoribosyltransferase — protein sequence MLTEDGKHLYVSYDEYHNLIEKLALTIHQSGWQFDTILCLARGGMRPGDILSRIFDKPLAIMSTSSYRADAGTVQGNLDIARFITTPKGEIAGKVLLVDDLADSGKTLNAVIHQLRNNYQPITELRSAVIWTKGVSTFQPDYSVEQLPTNPWIHQPFESYDNLNPTQLMEKWKI from the coding sequence ATGTTGACCGAAGACGGTAAGCACCTATATGTCAGCTATGACGAATACCACAACCTGATTGAAAAGCTGGCGCTGACTATTCATCAGTCGGGCTGGCAGTTCGATACCATTTTGTGTCTAGCCCGGGGCGGAATGCGACCAGGGGATATCTTGTCACGCATCTTTGACAAGCCTTTGGCGATTATGTCGACCAGCTCTTACCGTGCCGACGCTGGCACAGTTCAGGGCAATTTAGACATTGCACGCTTTATCACCACGCCTAAGGGCGAGATTGCTGGCAAAGTCTTGCTGGTTGACGATTTAGCTGATTCGGGAAAAACCCTCAACGCGGTGATTCATCAGCTGCGCAATAACTATCAGCCGATTACAGAGCTGCGTAGTGCAGTGATTTGGACCAAGGGCGTGTCTACATTTCAGCCGGATTACTCGGTTGAGCAGTTACCCACCAACCCGTGGATACATCAGCCGTTTGAGAGCTATGACAACCTAAACCCGACACAGCTTATGGAGAAGTGGAAAATTTAA
- the hfq gene encoding RNA chaperone Hfq encodes MNTENIVSNNKGQLLQDPFLNTLRREHVPVSIYLVNGIKLQGQIESFDQYVVLLRNTVTQMVYKHAISTIVPGRAVNFAAADVEQESPAS; translated from the coding sequence TTGAACACGGAAAATATCGTGAGCAACAACAAAGGTCAGTTACTCCAGGACCCATTTCTCAATACTTTGCGTAGAGAGCATGTTCCTGTTTCTATCTATCTCGTTAATGGGATTAAATTGCAGGGCCAGATCGAATCTTTCGATCAGTATGTGGTCTTGCTGCGTAACACTGTTACGCAGATGGTTTACAAGCACGCCATCTCAACCATAGTGCCGGGTCGCGCTGTTAACTTTGCAGCCGCTGACGTAGAGCAAGAAAGCCCTGCGAGCTGA
- the hflX gene encoding GTPase HflX yields the protein MNADNNTGRSKPLAILVGVDLGLPNFDDTLDELSLLAQTAGLEPVERVTCKRKAPDAALFIGSGKADEIKMLAQQVGATEVLFDQSISPAQQRNLERHLEMPVNDRTLLILEIFAQRARSHEGKLQVELARLQYLSTRLVRRWSHLERQTGGAGVRGGPGEKQIELDKRMISDSIKRTKERLNKVKKQRQTQRRQRERRNSFTISLVGYTNAGKSTLFNALVKAKAYAADQLFATLDTTTRSLYLGDAQRSVSLSDTVGFIRDLPHGLVDAFAATLQEAVDADLLLHVIDASNPNYLEQIEQVQRVLEEIGAADIPQILVFNKLDALEKSKWPPNLSDWFELKDAFAESVKRVERVFVSALTGDGLPVLREHLARHAAANTSADDPQTSKAVALDTE from the coding sequence CTGAATGCCGATAACAACACCGGGCGCAGTAAACCTCTAGCCATTTTGGTTGGTGTCGATTTGGGTCTACCCAATTTTGACGACACTCTTGATGAGTTAAGTTTGCTCGCGCAGACAGCAGGTCTAGAACCGGTAGAACGTGTTACCTGCAAACGCAAAGCGCCGGATGCTGCCTTATTTATTGGCAGCGGTAAGGCCGACGAGATCAAAATGCTGGCGCAACAAGTCGGCGCTACAGAAGTTTTGTTTGATCAATCCATTAGTCCTGCTCAGCAGCGCAACTTGGAGCGGCATCTGGAAATGCCGGTCAACGACAGAACTTTACTCATACTGGAAATCTTCGCCCAACGTGCACGCAGTCACGAGGGCAAACTTCAAGTTGAACTCGCACGCCTGCAATATCTGTCCACGCGATTGGTGCGACGTTGGTCTCACCTTGAACGTCAAACCGGCGGCGCCGGTGTTCGCGGTGGTCCAGGCGAGAAACAAATTGAGTTGGATAAACGCATGATTAGCGACTCGATTAAACGCACTAAAGAGCGTTTAAACAAAGTCAAAAAACAGCGTCAAACCCAACGCCGTCAGCGTGAGCGTCGTAATTCATTCACGATTTCACTGGTTGGCTACACCAATGCGGGTAAGTCAACATTGTTTAACGCTTTGGTCAAAGCCAAGGCTTATGCGGCGGATCAGTTGTTTGCAACTCTTGATACGACTACGCGCTCGCTTTATTTAGGCGATGCGCAACGTTCGGTATCGCTGTCAGACACCGTTGGTTTTATTCGTGACTTGCCGCACGGATTAGTAGACGCGTTCGCGGCGACTTTGCAGGAAGCGGTAGATGCTGATTTGCTGCTACATGTGATTGATGCTTCGAACCCTAACTATCTAGAACAGATCGAGCAAGTGCAGCGCGTGCTCGAAGAAATCGGTGCTGCAGACATACCGCAAATACTGGTTTTTAACAAACTCGACGCACTTGAAAAATCCAAGTGGCCACCTAACTTAAGTGATTGGTTTGAGCTCAAAGATGCCTTTGCAGAATCCGTCAAACGAGTTGAGAGAGTTTTTGTCAGTGCACTGACCGGAGATGGTTTGCCAGTACTGCGCGAGCATCTCGCCCGTCACGCAGCAGCAAACACTTCGGCAGATGACCCGCAGACGTCTAAGGCTGTTGCTTTAGACACCGAGTAA
- the der gene encoding ribosome biogenesis GTPase Der: protein MKPVIALVGRPNVGKSTLFNRLTKTRDAIVADFAGLTRDRHYGNGKLGDHEYIVIDTGGFEPDALSGIYKEMAKQTRQAVAEADVVIFVVDARAGVSSQDHDIAKYLRKLGKPTLLTANKAEGMIEGGQFTDFYELGLGEVLPVSAAHGQGMRLLVDMSLELLKLEKPEEEPEPQDPLVIRLAVAGRPNVGKSTLINTWLGEERLVAFDLPGTTRDAISVPFERDGQKFELIDTAGLRRKGKVFEAIEKFSVVKTLQAIEDSNVVLLLLDATQGVTDQDAHIAGYILESGRAVVLAINKWDAVDAYQRETLARSVETRLGFLKFATIHYISAIKRQGLGPVWKSIAQAHASANRKMSTPVLTRLLLEAVQFQQPQRSGVFRPKLRYAHQGGMNPPIIIVHGNSLELVSESYKRYLEGRFRKEFDLVGTPMRIQMKTSHNPFTDKE from the coding sequence ATGAAACCTGTTATCGCCCTGGTGGGCCGCCCCAATGTCGGCAAGTCGACGCTATTTAATCGACTGACCAAAACCCGCGACGCCATCGTTGCGGACTTTGCCGGCTTGACCCGTGACCGCCATTACGGCAACGGCAAGCTCGGCGATCACGAATACATCGTGATTGATACCGGCGGCTTTGAGCCCGATGCCTTGAGCGGCATTTACAAGGAAATGGCCAAGCAAACGCGTCAAGCTGTGGCTGAAGCCGATGTGGTGATTTTTGTGGTCGATGCGCGTGCCGGCGTTAGCTCACAAGACCACGACATTGCTAAATATTTGCGCAAGCTAGGTAAACCCACGCTGCTCACGGCTAACAAAGCCGAGGGCATGATTGAAGGCGGACAATTCACCGATTTTTATGAGCTCGGTTTGGGCGAAGTACTGCCGGTTTCTGCCGCCCACGGTCAGGGCATGCGCTTGCTGGTGGATATGTCGCTGGAGCTGCTCAAGCTGGAAAAACCAGAAGAAGAGCCAGAACCACAAGATCCATTGGTTATACGCTTGGCTGTAGCTGGCCGTCCCAATGTAGGCAAGTCGACCTTGATTAACACTTGGCTGGGTGAAGAGCGTTTGGTGGCTTTCGATTTACCCGGCACGACACGTGATGCCATCTCCGTGCCTTTCGAGCGCGACGGACAAAAATTCGAGTTGATTGACACCGCAGGCTTGCGCCGCAAGGGCAAGGTTTTCGAGGCCATAGAAAAATTTTCTGTGGTCAAAACCTTGCAAGCGATTGAAGACTCCAACGTCGTTTTGTTGCTCTTAGATGCGACCCAAGGTGTGACCGATCAAGATGCCCACATCGCTGGCTATATTCTCGAGAGCGGTCGCGCTGTCGTGTTGGCGATTAATAAGTGGGATGCGGTTGATGCCTATCAACGCGAAACACTGGCTCGCTCAGTCGAGACGCGACTCGGGTTTCTCAAGTTCGCCACGATTCATTACATTTCTGCTATCAAGCGCCAAGGTCTGGGTCCGGTATGGAAATCGATTGCACAAGCCCATGCATCGGCTAACCGCAAGATGTCTACGCCGGTGCTCACGCGCCTGCTACTCGAAGCGGTTCAGTTCCAGCAACCGCAGCGCTCAGGTGTGTTCCGTCCCAAGCTGCGTTATGCGCACCAAGGCGGTATGAACCCTCCTATCATCATCGTGCACGGCAATTCATTAGAGTTGGTGAGCGAGTCTTATAAGCGCTATTTGGAAGGGCGTTTTCGCAAAGAGTTCGACTTGGTCGGCACCCCTATGCGCATTCAAATGAAGACTTCGCATAACCCCTTCACAGATAAAGAATAG
- a CDS encoding YfgM family protein, which translates to MAKPLNLDEQEQLDDIKHFWKKYGNLITGLLTAVLLVVASWYGYQAWKNNQSAQAGALFAEVERSVQSGDAERMTRSLEEMKSRFASTVYAQQAGLLIAKTQYDKGNLDAAKAALTWLSQNASDEGYKSIARLRLASILIESKSYDQALETLSSGIVKDFQALAADRRGDIFSLQGKKAEAKLAYETAYKGLEEGAQYRRLVEVKLNALGEDPTLAAKVNANASTEAKK; encoded by the coding sequence ATGGCAAAACCCCTGAATCTCGACGAGCAGGAACAGCTCGATGACATCAAGCATTTCTGGAAAAAATACGGCAACCTGATTACCGGGTTACTAACCGCTGTGCTGTTAGTGGTGGCGTCTTGGTATGGCTACCAAGCTTGGAAGAACAACCAGTCCGCACAGGCGGGCGCCCTTTTTGCAGAGGTTGAGCGTTCGGTGCAGTCCGGTGACGCAGAGCGTATGACTCGCTCACTAGAGGAGATGAAGAGCCGTTTTGCCAGCACCGTCTACGCCCAGCAAGCGGGCTTATTAATTGCCAAAACGCAGTACGACAAAGGCAATTTAGATGCGGCCAAAGCAGCATTAACTTGGCTTTCGCAAAACGCTTCGGACGAGGGTTATAAGTCGATTGCCCGTTTGCGTTTAGCAAGTATTTTGATCGAATCAAAGTCTTACGACCAAGCGCTAGAGACTTTGTCTTCCGGCATAGTCAAGGACTTCCAAGCGCTGGCCGCTGATCGTCGTGGCGACATCTTTTCGCTACAGGGTAAAAAAGCCGAAGCCAAGCTCGCCTACGAGACCGCTTACAAAGGTTTGGAAGAAGGCGCTCAATACCGCCGGCTGGTGGAAGTCAAACTCAATGCGCTGGGCGAGGACCCTACGCTTGCTGCAAAAGTAAACGCTAATGCGTCAACGGAAGCCAAAAAATGA
- a CDS encoding ATP phosphoribosyltransferase regulatory subunit translates to MPAWSSSWQLPDQIADVLPSEARHIEELRRLFLDTACSYGYELVMPPLLEHLESLLTGTGEALDIQTFKLVDQLSGRTLGLRADTTPQVARIDAHLLNRQGVARLCYCGPVLHTRAELPHATREPLQFGAEIYGHAGIEADLEAQALALAGLQAAGVTGLLIDMADVRIVSGILAGTSVPAKNLSAIHAALAAKDAVELAMLTAELPLATRTGLQALLRLYGDESVLDQAVVALKDFPAVQAALENLRQLASHIRHSNPGVEVRFDLADLRGYAYYSGTRFAIYGLGAELVRGGRYDEVGAVFGRNRPAVGFSLDLKELVRVLPARSLRAAVRAPWGQDAALNAAITALRQQGEIVACVLPGHEHEVNEFNCDRELLLVGGQWQLVPLSKSGA, encoded by the coding sequence ATGCCCGCTTGGTCATCATCATGGCAATTGCCTGATCAAATTGCCGATGTACTGCCTTCAGAGGCGCGCCACATCGAAGAGTTGCGCCGTCTTTTTCTCGATACCGCTTGCAGCTACGGCTATGAGCTTGTGATGCCGCCATTGCTTGAGCATCTAGAGTCTTTGCTCACTGGTACCGGTGAGGCGTTAGACATACAGACCTTCAAACTTGTCGATCAGCTCTCTGGTCGTACGCTTGGACTTCGCGCTGACACCACACCGCAAGTCGCTCGGATTGATGCCCACCTCCTGAACCGTCAAGGCGTCGCTAGGCTTTGCTACTGCGGGCCTGTTTTGCACACCCGCGCCGAGTTGCCGCATGCCACACGTGAGCCCTTGCAGTTCGGTGCTGAAATTTATGGTCATGCTGGCATAGAAGCTGACCTTGAAGCCCAAGCCTTGGCCTTAGCCGGCTTGCAAGCGGCTGGAGTCACCGGCTTGTTGATTGACATGGCTGATGTACGAATTGTTAGCGGCATTCTTGCCGGCACGTCTGTGCCTGCAAAAAACTTGTCTGCAATTCACGCCGCACTTGCTGCCAAGGATGCGGTTGAACTGGCCATGCTTACCGCAGAGCTACCGCTAGCCACGCGTACTGGTCTACAGGCCTTGTTGCGCCTTTACGGTGATGAATCAGTACTCGACCAAGCAGTAGTGGCGCTTAAAGATTTTCCTGCGGTACAAGCGGCATTAGAAAATTTACGTCAACTCGCCAGCCATATTCGACACAGCAATCCGGGCGTAGAAGTGCGCTTCGATTTGGCTGATTTACGCGGCTACGCCTATTACAGCGGCACGCGCTTTGCTATCTACGGTTTGGGTGCCGAGCTCGTTCGTGGTGGACGCTACGACGAAGTCGGTGCGGTTTTCGGTCGCAATCGTCCAGCCGTGGGTTTTAGTTTGGACTTGAAAGAGCTCGTTCGCGTGCTGCCGGCTAGGTCTTTGCGCGCCGCTGTGCGCGCACCTTGGGGTCAAGACGCCGCTTTGAATGCTGCTATTACAGCTTTGCGGCAACAGGGCGAAATCGTCGCCTGCGTGCTCCCCGGCCATGAACATGAAGTCAATGAATTTAACTGTGACCGCGAGCTGCTGCTTGTGGGCGGACAATGGCAACTGGTGCCGTTGTCCAAGTCCGGTGCCTGA
- the hflK gene encoding FtsH protease activity modulator HflK: MNLNPFRALAKMPIRSRPNANGVYNLNDPRWGRDDDKTTSEETKPKPTQEDNRPRGQGPKQGPPDLDEVWRDFNRKLGSLFGGEKNGGRNNGSGGNGGNSGGGGFQPDMKNAGIGAGLIAGVAALIWLGTGFFIVQEGQQAVITQFGKYQQTVGAGFNWRLPYPIQRHEMVVVTQIRSVDVGRDNIIKATGLRESAMLTADENIVEIKFAVQYRLSDARAFLFESRDPTGAVVQAAETAVREVVGKMRMDAALGEDRDKIAPEVRALMQTILDRYKVGVEVVAINLQQSGVRPPEQVQAAFDDVLKAGQERERAKNEAQAYANDVVPRAVGSASRLTEEAQAYKSRIVAQAVGDSQRFSSVLTEYQKAPQVTRDRMYIDTMQQVYSNVTKVMIQSKAGNNLLYLPLDKIMQMGATNAPTDASLSMGSATPSAVPAAPTTTPDSRGARTRDRDIR; encoded by the coding sequence ATGAACCTGAATCCGTTTCGCGCCTTGGCAAAAATGCCAATTCGGTCGCGTCCAAATGCCAATGGCGTCTACAACCTCAATGATCCTCGTTGGGGTCGTGATGACGACAAAACCACGTCCGAAGAAACCAAGCCAAAACCGACGCAGGAAGACAACCGTCCGCGTGGGCAAGGCCCGAAACAAGGACCACCTGACCTAGATGAAGTCTGGCGTGACTTCAATCGCAAGCTGGGTAGTTTGTTTGGTGGCGAGAAAAATGGCGGACGCAATAACGGTTCCGGCGGCAATGGTGGCAATAGCGGTGGTGGCGGTTTTCAGCCGGACATGAAAAACGCTGGTATCGGCGCTGGCTTAATTGCGGGTGTCGCTGCGCTGATCTGGTTGGGAACGGGCTTTTTTATTGTCCAAGAGGGCCAACAAGCGGTTATTACTCAATTTGGTAAATACCAACAAACCGTAGGTGCTGGTTTTAACTGGCGTCTGCCGTATCCGATTCAACGCCATGAGATGGTGGTGGTGACACAGATTCGTTCTGTCGATGTCGGTCGCGACAACATCATTAAGGCTACTGGTCTACGCGAATCAGCCATGCTGACCGCTGATGAAAATATCGTTGAAATCAAATTTGCAGTGCAATACCGTTTAAGCGATGCGCGCGCTTTCTTGTTCGAGAGTCGTGACCCTACGGGTGCAGTCGTGCAAGCGGCTGAAACTGCGGTTCGTGAAGTCGTTGGCAAGATGCGTATGGATGCAGCACTGGGCGAAGATCGCGACAAAATTGCACCCGAAGTACGCGCTTTAATGCAAACAATTTTGGACCGCTACAAAGTCGGTGTCGAAGTCGTTGCGATCAACTTGCAGCAAAGTGGTGTGCGTCCTCCTGAGCAGGTTCAAGCCGCTTTTGACGATGTGCTCAAAGCCGGTCAAGAACGCGAACGCGCCAAAAACGAAGCACAGGCTTATGCCAATGACGTCGTGCCGCGTGCAGTCGGTTCAGCTTCGCGCCTAACCGAAGAAGCACAAGCCTACAAATCGCGTATCGTCGCTCAGGCAGTGGGTGATTCACAGCGCTTTAGCTCTGTACTAACCGAGTACCAAAAAGCGCCGCAAGTCACGCGTGACCGTATGTACATTGACACAATGCAACAGGTCTACAGCAATGTGACCAAGGTCATGATTCAGTCCAAGGCTGGCAATAATTTGCTCTATCTGCCGCTGGACAAAATTATGCAAATGGGTGCGACCAATGCACCGACTGATGCAAGCCTGTCAATGGGCTCTGCGACACCATCAGCAGTCCCGGCTGCGCCTACCACTACGCCAGATTCACGCGGCGCTCGTACGCGTGACCGCGACATACGTTAA
- a CDS encoding adenylosuccinate synthase has product MNKSATTAGRNVVVVGTQWGDEGKGKLVDWLTEMSQGVVRFQGGHNAGHTLVINGVKTALHLIPSGIMRPGVKCYIGNGVVLSAAKLFEEIEGLEKAGVEVRSRLRISEACPLILPFHAALDIAREAFREQGGSAKIGTTGRGIGPAYEDKIARRALRVQDLKYPERFAAKLRDLLTLHNFMLTGFLNAPAVDFDTVYNEAMVHAELLKPMMADVSRELNDAHKAGANLLFEGAQGTLLDVDHGTYPFVTSSNCVAGNAAAGAGVGPGMLHYILGITKAYCTRVGGGPFPTELDWETPGTVGYHLSTVGLEKGVTTGRSRRCGWFDAALLKRSAQVNGLSGLCITKLDVLDGIDKLMLCTGYELDGEITDILPMGAEDIERCKPIYETMDGWSDTTVGVTDYAKLPENARLYLQRIEQVTGVPIAIVSTGPDRDHTIMLQHPYLVA; this is encoded by the coding sequence ATGAATAAATCAGCCACCACAGCGGGCCGCAACGTTGTGGTCGTAGGTACCCAATGGGGTGATGAAGGTAAGGGCAAACTGGTCGACTGGCTCACAGAAATGTCCCAAGGCGTCGTGCGCTTCCAAGGCGGTCATAACGCTGGCCACACGCTGGTAATCAACGGCGTTAAAACGGCGTTACACCTGATTCCTAGTGGCATCATGCGCCCAGGTGTGAAGTGCTATATCGGCAACGGTGTGGTGCTCTCTGCTGCAAAGCTGTTTGAAGAAATTGAAGGCCTAGAAAAAGCTGGTGTTGAAGTGCGCTCGCGCCTGCGCATTAGCGAAGCCTGTCCTTTGATTTTGCCGTTTCACGCGGCGCTTGATATTGCCCGCGAAGCGTTTCGAGAGCAGGGTGGCAGTGCCAAGATTGGCACGACAGGCCGCGGCATTGGTCCTGCTTATGAAGACAAAATTGCGCGCCGTGCACTGCGCGTGCAAGACTTGAAATACCCAGAGCGCTTCGCCGCTAAGCTGCGCGATTTGTTGACGCTGCACAACTTTATGTTGACGGGTTTTCTCAATGCACCGGCAGTCGATTTCGATACTGTCTACAACGAAGCCATGGTTCATGCCGAGTTGCTCAAACCGATGATGGCGGACGTCTCGCGTGAACTCAATGATGCCCACAAAGCGGGTGCAAACTTGCTGTTTGAAGGCGCGCAGGGCACGCTGCTTGATGTCGACCACGGCACTTACCCCTTTGTGACTTCTAGCAACTGCGTAGCCGGCAATGCCGCCGCTGGTGCTGGTGTTGGCCCGGGCATGCTGCATTACATTTTGGGTATCACCAAGGCTTATTGCACCCGCGTGGGCGGCGGTCCTTTCCCGACGGAACTTGACTGGGAAACGCCAGGCACAGTGGGTTATCACCTGAGCACAGTCGGCTTAGAAAAAGGCGTGACCACGGGTCGTAGCCGCCGCTGCGGCTGGTTTGATGCTGCTTTACTCAAGCGCTCAGCTCAAGTAAACGGTCTGTCCGGTCTTTGCATTACCAAACTCGATGTGCTTGACGGTATAGATAAATTAATGCTTTGTACTGGCTATGAGCTCGACGGCGAAATCACCGATATTTTGCCAATGGGCGCAGAAGATATTGAGCGCTGCAAGCCAATTTACGAAACTATGGATGGTTGGAGCGACACCACTGTTGGCGTGACCGATTACGCCAAATTGCCAGAGAATGCCCGCCTTTATCTGCAGCGCATTGAGCAAGTCACCGGTGTGCCGATTGCCATCGTCTCCACTGGCCCAGACCGCGACCACACCATCATGCTGCAACACCCCTACCTGGTGGCTTGA
- the hflC gene encoding protease modulator HflC yields the protein MNRVGFIASFLLAALALASSMLFVVDQRQFGVVYALGEIKSVITEPGLHFKLPPPFQNVNYIDKRLLTLDSTDVEPIYTSEKQRVVIDWYVRWRISQPTDFIRNAGVDERAGSNQLNRVVRNAFQEEINKYTLRDVLTLKREALMADVKREVTAKMQGDKPLGIEIVDVRITRVDYVEAITESVYRRMEAERKRVANELRSTGAAEGEKIRADADKQREVTISNAYRDAQIVKGEGDAEAAKTYAASFGRDAQFAQFYRSLDAYKASFGKKSDVMVLDPSSDFFKAMQSPNISPAAPRK from the coding sequence GTGAACAGAGTTGGATTTATTGCTTCCTTTCTGCTGGCTGCGTTAGCGCTTGCCAGTTCCATGCTGTTTGTAGTTGATCAACGCCAATTCGGCGTGGTCTATGCACTGGGCGAGATCAAAAGCGTGATCACCGAGCCGGGTCTGCATTTCAAGCTACCGCCACCATTTCAAAACGTAAACTACATCGACAAGCGTTTGCTCACGCTAGACAGCACTGATGTGGAACCTATCTACACTTCTGAAAAGCAGCGCGTAGTGATTGACTGGTATGTGCGCTGGCGCATTTCCCAGCCGACTGACTTCATTCGTAATGCGGGTGTTGACGAGCGTGCTGGTTCAAACCAACTTAACCGTGTGGTGCGTAATGCATTTCAGGAAGAAATTAACAAATACACCTTGCGCGATGTATTAACGCTAAAACGTGAAGCCTTGATGGCCGACGTCAAACGCGAAGTTACCGCCAAAATGCAAGGCGATAAACCACTCGGTATTGAAATTGTTGACGTGCGTATTACGCGTGTCGATTATGTTGAAGCAATTACTGAATCGGTATACCGCCGCATGGAAGCCGAGCGTAAACGCGTGGCCAACGAGTTGCGTTCAACCGGTGCAGCCGAAGGTGAGAAAATTCGTGCTGATGCAGATAAGCAGCGTGAAGTTACTATCTCGAACGCTTACCGTGATGCACAAATCGTCAAAGGTGAGGGTGATGCAGAAGCCGCTAAGACTTACGCCGCGTCCTTCGGTCGCGATGCTCAGTTCGCACAGTTTTATCGCAGTCTAGACGCCTACAAAGCAAGCTTTGGTAAAAAGAGCGACGTCATGGTGTTAGATCCATCGTCTGACTTTTTCAAAGCCATGCAGAGCCCAAATATCAGCCCTGCAGCGCCGCGTAAATAA
- the bamB gene encoding outer membrane protein assembly factor BamB: protein MTSLKFLKTLQPIRRALPTALLLAGLTLLSGCSLFGGGSPKPKPTELQAVSGVVSAKQAWSARLGVVNFPLTLKVVASTLYAAASDGNVVAINTKTGADIWRVNVGAPIAAGVGSDGKTVAVITDLNDVVALQDGREIWRTRLTAQAYTAPLVAGERVFVLAADRSVSAFDGRSGVKLWTQQRPNEPLVLRQSGVLLAVNNTLVVGLSGRLAGLSPTSGSVLWEAPIASPRGINDVERLVDLVGDVSRAGDVVCARAFQATIGCVNAVRGNLLWSKPAAGSHGVDGDDRFIFGTETDGTVLALGRADGERAWINQGLRYRELTAPVVVGRSIAVGDFAGFVHLISRTDGSMLNRMPTDGSMIAATPVLAGNTLIAATRNGALFGFVPE from the coding sequence ATGACCTCCTTAAAATTCTTAAAGACTTTGCAACCTATTCGCCGCGCATTACCAACGGCATTGCTGCTGGCTGGTTTGACTTTGCTGTCGGGTTGCTCATTGTTTGGCGGCGGCAGTCCCAAACCAAAACCCACAGAGTTGCAAGCCGTCAGCGGTGTGGTCTCGGCTAAGCAAGCTTGGTCTGCGCGTTTAGGCGTGGTTAACTTTCCTCTGACCCTTAAGGTGGTCGCAAGTACTTTGTATGCGGCGGCCAGTGACGGCAATGTTGTCGCTATCAATACCAAAACTGGTGCTGATATTTGGCGTGTCAATGTAGGTGCACCGATTGCAGCTGGGGTTGGCAGCGACGGCAAGACGGTTGCTGTAATCACTGATTTGAATGATGTTGTGGCCTTGCAAGATGGCCGCGAAATTTGGCGTACCCGCTTAACAGCTCAGGCCTACACCGCACCTTTGGTCGCGGGCGAGCGTGTGTTTGTCCTGGCTGCAGACCGTTCGGTTAGCGCTTTTGATGGCCGCAGTGGTGTCAAGCTCTGGACGCAGCAGCGCCCGAATGAGCCTTTGGTGTTGCGCCAGTCCGGTGTTCTATTGGCCGTCAACAACACACTAGTTGTGGGTTTGTCCGGCCGACTGGCAGGGCTTAGCCCCACCAGTGGCAGCGTGCTGTGGGAAGCCCCGATAGCCTCGCCGCGCGGCATCAACGACGTTGAGCGCTTGGTCGACTTGGTCGGCGATGTCAGCCGCGCGGGAGATGTTGTCTGCGCGCGCGCATTTCAAGCCACTATCGGTTGCGTTAATGCCGTGCGTGGTAACTTGCTTTGGAGTAAGCCCGCCGCGGGCTCACATGGCGTAGATGGCGATGATCGCTTTATCTTTGGTACCGAAACCGATGGCACCGTATTGGCCTTGGGTCGAGCGGATGGCGAGCGTGCTTGGATTAACCAAGGTCTGCGTTACCGTGAGTTGACCGCCCCTGTGGTGGTGGGTCGCTCGATTGCAGTCGGTGACTTTGCTGGGTTTGTGCACCTGATTTCGCGGACCGATGGCTCTATGCTCAACCGCATGCCTACCGACGGCTCCATGATTGCCGCCACTCCCGTGCTTGCTGGCAACACCTTGATTGCTGCAACCCGCAATGGCGCGCTATTCGGTTTTGTGCCTGAATAA